Proteins encoded in a region of the Chryseobacterium piperi genome:
- a CDS encoding IS110 family RNA-guided transposase, translating to MKSYFIGIDISKDTLDVCIMSDSEEKDIFFKVENTLSGIESMISRNIPENAQLWYCFENTGNYGLLLARILESQEISYYQVPALEIKLSQGIQRGKNDRVDAWRIAKYAKTYCKELKPYLLPSKELLKIKNLLTYRNHLIKVRTQFKNEIKAFYQINKIADVSFEINDIMGHIQQLDKNIALVEEKIKQEIHNQQHLNRNFEKITKVKGVGFLTAAYMIVLTNNFTSFQNPRKFNCYAGIAPFEHTSGTSVQGKTKTSKLRNKRIKTILFNGANSAVIYDEELKSYYQRKKQQGKAHNSIINAVCCKIVYRIFAVVKREEPFVNLTRYNLHMS from the coding sequence ATGAAAAGTTATTTTATAGGAATTGATATTTCCAAAGATACCTTGGATGTTTGTATCATGAGTGATTCTGAAGAGAAAGACATTTTTTTTAAAGTTGAAAATACTCTATCAGGAATTGAAAGTATGATTTCAAGAAACATCCCAGAGAATGCTCAATTGTGGTATTGCTTTGAAAATACAGGAAATTATGGGCTGCTCCTTGCCAGGATATTGGAAAGCCAAGAAATAAGCTATTATCAGGTCCCGGCTCTCGAAATAAAATTAAGTCAGGGAATACAAAGAGGAAAGAATGATCGAGTTGATGCCTGGAGGATTGCCAAGTATGCAAAAACATATTGCAAAGAACTTAAACCTTATCTCCTTCCCAGTAAAGAACTGCTTAAGATAAAAAATCTTCTTACCTACAGAAATCATTTGATAAAGGTAAGAACACAGTTCAAGAATGAGATAAAAGCTTTTTATCAGATCAATAAAATAGCTGATGTAAGTTTTGAAATTAATGATATTATGGGCCATATACAGCAACTGGATAAAAATATAGCATTAGTTGAAGAAAAAATAAAACAGGAAATCCATAATCAACAACACCTCAACCGAAACTTTGAAAAAATAACCAAAGTGAAAGGGGTTGGATTCCTCACAGCAGCTTATATGATTGTATTAACGAATAATTTTACAAGTTTTCAAAACCCAAGGAAATTCAACTGTTATGCAGGGATTGCTCCTTTTGAGCATACATCAGGAACAAGTGTTCAAGGCAAAACTAAAACAAGTAAACTTAGAAATAAAAGAATTAAAACGATTCTTTTTAATGGTGCTAATTCTGCCGTAATTTATGATGAAGAATTAAAATCTTATTACCAAAGAAAAAAACAACAGGGAAAAGCACATAATTCTATTATCAATGCTGTATGCTGTAAAATTGTATATAGAATATTTGCTGTCGTAAAAAGGGAAGAACCTTTTGTAAATTTAACAAGATATAATTTGCATATGTCTTAG